A window of Tautonia plasticadhaerens contains these coding sequences:
- a CDS encoding polyhydroxyalkanoic acid system family protein — translation MPLIEFTIKHERTEADAKARLEMAVDEAKRRYGPMIQKVEWSPDRDAVRLSATGALAEMRVDAERIHASIDLPLLSGLLGGRMATGLKEIIRKQLA, via the coding sequence ATGCCCCTGATCGAGTTCACCATCAAGCACGAGCGCACCGAGGCCGACGCGAAGGCCCGGCTGGAGATGGCCGTCGACGAAGCCAAACGGCGCTACGGGCCGATGATCCAGAAGGTCGAGTGGTCCCCCGATCGGGACGCCGTGCGGCTCTCGGCCACCGGGGCCCTGGCCGAGATGCGGGTCGACGCGGAGCGGATCCACGCGTCGATCGACCTGCCCCTGCTCTCCGGGCTGCTCGGGGGCCGGATGGCGACGGGCCTGAAGGAGATCATCCGGAAGCAACTGGCGTGA
- a CDS encoding neutral/alkaline non-lysosomal ceramidase N-terminal domain-containing protein, which produces MVGLRGAIILAWLAGAASGAEGLRVGFGRADITPGVGEGSKPVYLAGFGQGREATGVHDPLWSRAVVLEDGEHRIALVSVDLIGLQHEVTLAARERLEGFSYVLVASTHNHEGPDVIGLWGPGPTTSGVDPEYVKRVGDGIVASVREAEASLSPAIAEYGTAEDASLLADSRTPVVKDGVLRVLRFSPPGGGEPIGLLVQWNCHPENLGSHNTLVTADFPYATVAALEARHGCPVAYFSGAIGGLMSAAEDVLKTPDGASYREGEFAFAEAYGEAVADLADEAIGGAGPIALTPFAVSTVDVALPLENTLYRVARAAGVLDRLGYRWTGDPFSPGKALGRRNIFGPLAVLTEVAYLRLGALHVAGIPGELYPELVSGEVEDPADPNADFPDAAVEPSVLGLLPEGQGLILGLANDEVGYIIPRRQWDRVAPFAYGRDRAQYGEINSVGPQAAPILMEALGRAIQGVPDGRGPDSCSGSDREGADRTTPARIDPGEARPPCP; this is translated from the coding sequence ATGGTGGGACTTCGAGGGGCGATCATCCTGGCCTGGCTGGCCGGGGCGGCGTCGGGGGCGGAGGGGTTGCGGGTCGGCTTCGGCCGGGCGGACATCACGCCGGGGGTCGGCGAGGGCTCGAAGCCGGTCTACCTGGCCGGATTCGGGCAGGGCCGCGAGGCGACCGGGGTGCACGACCCGCTCTGGTCCCGGGCGGTCGTGCTGGAGGACGGGGAGCATCGGATCGCGCTGGTGTCGGTCGACCTGATCGGCCTCCAGCACGAGGTGACGCTGGCGGCTCGGGAGCGATTGGAAGGGTTCTCGTACGTCCTGGTCGCCTCGACCCACAACCACGAGGGGCCGGACGTGATCGGCCTCTGGGGGCCGGGGCCGACGACCTCGGGGGTGGACCCCGAGTATGTGAAGCGGGTGGGAGACGGGATCGTGGCGTCCGTGAGGGAGGCGGAGGCGTCGCTCTCCCCCGCGATCGCCGAATACGGGACCGCCGAGGACGCGTCGCTGCTGGCCGACAGCCGCACGCCGGTCGTGAAGGACGGCGTGCTCCGGGTCCTCCGATTCTCCCCTCCCGGAGGAGGGGAGCCGATCGGGCTCCTCGTGCAGTGGAACTGCCACCCCGAAAACCTGGGGAGCCACAATACCCTGGTCACGGCCGACTTCCCGTATGCCACCGTGGCGGCGCTGGAGGCCCGGCACGGCTGCCCGGTGGCGTACTTCAGCGGGGCGATCGGCGGCCTGATGTCGGCGGCCGAGGACGTGTTGAAGACGCCCGACGGTGCCTCCTACCGGGAGGGGGAGTTCGCCTTCGCCGAGGCCTACGGCGAGGCCGTGGCGGACCTGGCCGACGAGGCGATCGGGGGGGCCGGGCCGATCGCGCTGACCCCCTTCGCCGTCTCGACGGTCGACGTGGCCCTGCCGCTGGAGAACACGCTCTACCGGGTGGCGAGGGCGGCCGGGGTGCTCGACCGACTCGGCTACCGCTGGACGGGGGACCCGTTCTCCCCGGGCAAGGCGCTGGGCCGGAGGAACATCTTCGGCCCCCTGGCGGTCCTGACCGAGGTGGCCTACCTCCGGCTGGGTGCCCTGCACGTGGCCGGGATCCCGGGAGAGCTGTACCCGGAGCTGGTCTCGGGGGAGGTCGAGGACCCGGCCGACCCGAATGCCGATTTCCCCGATGCGGCGGTCGAGCCCTCGGTGCTGGGGCTGCTGCCCGAGGGCCAGGGCCTGATCCTCGGCCTGGCCAACGACGAGGTCGGCTACATCATCCCCCGTCGCCAGTGGGACCGGGTCGCCCCCTTCGCCTACGGCCGGGACCGGGCCCAGTACGGCGAGATAAACAGCGTCGGCCCCCAGGCCGCCCCGATCCTGATGGAGGCGCTGGGCCGGGCGATCCAGGGGGTACCCGACGGCCGAGGGCCCGACAGTTGCTCCGGATCCGATCGGGAGGGGGCCGATCGGACCACTCCCGCCCGGATCGACCCCGGAGAGGCCCGCCCGCCATGCCCCTGA
- a CDS encoding sulfotransferase family protein, which yields MEPFVTIVSGLPRSGTSMMMRMLEAGGMPVVTDAVREADVDNPRGYYEFEPAKKTRDDPSWLDSAHGKAVKMVYQLLYDLPADRHYRVLFMRREMDEVLASQRKMLSRLGRDDGGISDDKMSALFRSQLAKFEAWAASQSHLAILDVDYNRMVSDPLPLAESVNAFLGGVLDAKAMAGVVEPDLYRNRADRANR from the coding sequence ATGGAACCGTTCGTGACGATCGTCTCCGGCCTGCCCCGGTCGGGCACGTCGATGATGATGCGGATGCTGGAGGCCGGCGGCATGCCCGTCGTCACCGACGCCGTCCGCGAGGCCGACGTCGACAACCCCCGGGGATACTACGAGTTCGAGCCCGCCAAGAAGACCAGGGACGACCCCTCCTGGCTCGACTCGGCCCACGGCAAGGCCGTCAAGATGGTCTACCAGCTCCTCTACGACCTGCCCGCCGACCGGCACTACCGCGTCCTCTTCATGCGGAGGGAGATGGACGAGGTCCTCGCCTCCCAGCGCAAGATGCTCTCCCGGCTCGGCCGGGACGACGGCGGCATCTCCGACGACAAGATGTCCGCCCTCTTCCGCTCCCAGCTCGCCAAGTTCGAGGCCTGGGCCGCCTCCCAGTCCCACCTGGCCATCCTCGACGTCGACTACAACCGGATGGTCTCCGACCCGCTCCCCCTGGCCGAGTCCGTCAACGCCTTCCTCGGCGGCGTCCTCGACGCGAAGGCGATGGCCGGCGTCGTCGAGCCGGACCTCTACCGCAACCGGGCAGACAGGGCAAATCGCTGA
- a CDS encoding leucyl aminopeptidase → MQIRIVAEDPARSQVDWLVVGLFEDPPVAPAWLRETPSAGVIARLVESKDLSGSGGEAVPIHGPGGVSAGSMLVLGLGPGEVFGASEAFEMGTLLGKRLGGKPRGVVGVVLPGAGMPSEVASHLVQGVTVGLSGPGLAKSEPGRHPFEGLRLIVPPGSTADATLLEDAVRRGEVVGRAVNLARELVNLPPARKSPRLLADRLRNEAGAAGLSVEVWDEARIRRERLGGLLGVAAGSDEPPSFVLLGWQGAGPDAPTTALVGKGVTFDSGGLSLKPSASMEDMKADMSGAAIVAAAMTAIARLNLRVNVRGYLPLTENLTGGRAMKLGDVLTMRNGKTVEVMNTDAEGRLILADALCLASEQAPIRIIDLATLTGSCMAALGQKVAGLFANDDETAELVRAAASAEGERLWRMPMDGDYRESLKSPVADLKNVGSKWGGAIIAAKFLEEFVGGRPWAHLDIAGPAWADSDSPSQDAGGTGCFVRTLVRMAEDAASA, encoded by the coding sequence ATGCAGATCCGGATCGTCGCCGAGGACCCCGCCCGCTCCCAGGTCGACTGGCTCGTCGTCGGGCTGTTCGAGGATCCCCCCGTGGCCCCGGCCTGGCTCCGGGAGACGCCTTCCGCCGGGGTGATCGCCCGGCTGGTCGAGTCGAAGGACCTCTCCGGCTCCGGCGGCGAGGCGGTGCCGATCCACGGGCCGGGCGGGGTGTCGGCCGGGTCGATGTTGGTGCTCGGGCTCGGGCCGGGGGAGGTCTTCGGCGCGAGCGAGGCCTTCGAGATGGGGACGCTCCTGGGCAAGCGGCTCGGCGGCAAGCCCCGGGGCGTGGTCGGCGTGGTCCTGCCCGGGGCGGGGATGCCGAGCGAGGTGGCCTCGCACCTGGTCCAGGGGGTGACGGTCGGCCTGAGCGGGCCGGGCCTGGCGAAGTCGGAGCCGGGGCGACACCCCTTCGAGGGACTCCGGCTGATCGTGCCCCCCGGCTCGACGGCCGACGCGACGCTGCTGGAGGACGCCGTCCGCCGGGGGGAGGTCGTCGGCCGGGCGGTGAACCTGGCGAGGGAGCTGGTCAACCTGCCCCCGGCCCGGAAGTCCCCGAGGCTGCTGGCCGACCGGCTCCGCAACGAGGCCGGCGCCGCCGGGCTGTCGGTGGAGGTCTGGGACGAGGCCCGGATCCGGCGGGAGCGGCTCGGAGGGCTGCTCGGGGTGGCGGCGGGGTCGGACGAGCCCCCGAGCTTCGTCCTCCTGGGATGGCAGGGGGCGGGCCCGGACGCGCCGACGACCGCCCTGGTCGGCAAGGGGGTCACGTTCGACTCGGGGGGCCTGTCGCTGAAGCCCTCCGCCTCGATGGAGGACATGAAGGCCGACATGAGCGGCGCCGCGATCGTGGCCGCCGCGATGACGGCGATCGCCCGCCTGAACCTACGGGTGAACGTCCGGGGCTATCTGCCCCTGACCGAGAACCTGACCGGCGGCCGGGCGATGAAGCTGGGGGACGTCCTGACGATGCGCAACGGCAAGACGGTCGAGGTGATGAACACCGACGCCGAGGGCCGGCTGATCCTGGCCGACGCCCTCTGCCTGGCCAGCGAGCAGGCACCGATCCGAATCATCGACCTGGCCACGCTGACCGGCTCGTGCATGGCGGCCCTGGGGCAGAAGGTGGCCGGGCTGTTCGCCAATGACGACGAGACGGCCGAGCTGGTCCGCGCCGCCGCCTCGGCCGAGGGGGAACGGCTCTGGCGGATGCCGATGGACGGCGACTACCGGGAGTCGCTCAAGAGCCCGGTGGCCGACCTGAAGAACGTCGGCTCGAAGTGGGGTGGGGCGATCATCGCGGCGAAGTTCCTCGAAGAGTTCGTCGGCGGCCGCCCCTGGGCCCACCTGGACATCGCCGGCCCCGCCTGGGCCGATTCCGACTCCCCCTCGCAGGACGCCGGCGGGACGGGCTGCTTCGTGAGGACGCTGGTCCGGATGGCGGAGGACGCGGCAAGCGCCTGA
- a CDS encoding PEGA domain-containing protein translates to MQTRPGPPTRRLAVLTLALISLAAAGCVERRYTVRTDPPGALVSINGEEAGISPVSVNYEYYGDRRVTIQAEGYETINTSVPVRAPWWDNALTGFVSENLIPFTLRDERDFRFTMAPAVTPPTGDLIGRGLQLRQQSLQPAPQRPGSFWRFFAF, encoded by the coding sequence ATGCAGACGCGACCGGGCCCGCCGACTCGACGGCTGGCCGTCCTGACCCTCGCCCTGATCAGCCTGGCCGCCGCCGGCTGCGTCGAGCGGCGCTACACCGTCCGCACCGACCCCCCCGGCGCCCTCGTCTCCATCAATGGCGAGGAGGCCGGCATCAGCCCCGTCTCGGTCAACTACGAGTACTACGGCGACCGCCGGGTCACCATCCAGGCCGAGGGCTACGAGACGATCAACACCTCCGTCCCCGTCCGGGCCCCCTGGTGGGACAACGCCCTCACCGGCTTCGTCTCCGAGAATCTCATCCCCTTCACCCTCCGGGACGAGCGTGACTTCCGGTTCACCATGGCCCCGGCCGTCACCCCCCCCACCGGCGACCTCATCGGCCGGGGCCTCCAGCTCCGCCAGCAGTCCCTCCAGCCCGCCCCCCAACGCCCCGGCTCGTTCTGGCGCTTCTTCGCGTTCTGA